The DNA sequence CACGGCGCCCTGCGCCGCGAGGAAACCGGTGAGGCGGCGGAACGCGTCCCGTTGCCGGTTGTTCCACAACCCGAGGTCGTAGTCGCTGCTACGGCCGTCGGGAGCGATGGCGGTGGCTTCAGACATCACCAATGCCGCGCCGCCGCCGCCCGGGAGCCCAGGTGCTGCAGATGCCAGTCGGTGATACTGCCTGTGTCGGGCCCGTCGGGGACGGCCGCGAACTGCATCATCGGCGACATCCACGCCCGATGGGCGAAGGTGACGTCTCGCAGCGTCAGGGGTTCGAAGAGGTGGCTCACGAATGTGCCCTTTCTACAAGCCGAGGAATGCCCGCGCGGCCGAGGTCAGCGACGCCGACCCGGGTCCGTGCGCGGCGGCGAATCCGACGGGGTCGGACTCTGCCATGTCGAAGGGATAGTCACTGCCGCAGACGATGTGGTCGTCGGCAGCGTGTTTCATCAGCAGGCGGAGTGCACCGGCATCATGGGTGACGGTGTCGAAGTACAGTTCCGAGAATGCCTCGGTGGGCGAACGCGACGAACACCGGCGGACATCGGGTCGGCTTCGCCAACCGTGCGTCCACCGGCCGAGTAGATCTGCCGAGCAACCACCACCGTGCACGAAACAGATTCGCAGATCGGGTAATTCATCCTTGACGCCTCCGAGGATGAGGGAAGCCACTGCCGTCGCGGTCTCGACAGGGTTGCCGATGAGATTGGCCAGGTAGTGGTCCGACCACTCGGGTCGGGGCAGTTGCATCGGATGCACGAGTACCGAGAGTTGCAGTTGCGCTGCGGTGGCCAGGACGTGGCGCAGCGGGCCCCGGTCCAGGGAGTCGTGTCCCAGCAGCGGTGGAATGGCGACCCCGGCGATGCCGGGGACCGAAGCCAGCTTCTTCATCTGTGCGATGGCGGCGTCGGGATCTCCGATCGGCACCATGCCCAGGCCGACCAGTGCTCCATCGGATGCGGCGACCACGTCGGCCAGTGCATTGTTGAAGTTGTCCACGTAGGTCTCGGAATCGGC is a window from the Williamsia sp. DF01-3 genome containing:
- a CDS encoding amidohydrolase family protein, with product MSDVPAILGDMARNNIGVRVLSAPPFAFPMQAADSETYVDNFNNALADVVAASDGALVGLGMVPIGDPDAAIAQMKKLASVPGIAGVAIPPLLGHDSLDRGPLRHVLATAAQLQLSVLVHPMQLPRPEWSDHYLANLIGNPVETATAVASLILGGVKDELPDLRICFVHGGGCSADLLGRWTHGWRSRPDVRRCSSRSPTEAFSELYFDTVTHDAGALRLLMKHAADDHIVCGSDYPFDMAESDPVGFAAAHGPGSASLTSAARAFLGL